A stretch of the Vigna angularis chloroplast DNA, complete sequence genome encodes the following:
- the rps14 gene encoding ribosomal protein S14 — MARKSVIQREKKRQKLEQKYHLIRRSSKKEISKVPSLSDKWEIHGKLESLPRNSAPIRLHRRCFSTGRPRANYRDFGLSGHILREMVHACFLPGATRSSW, encoded by the coding sequence ATGGCAAGGAAAAGTGTTATTCAGAGGGAGAAGAAGAGACAAAAATTGGAACAGAAATATCATTTGATTCGCCGATCCTCAAAAAAAGAAATAAGCAAAGTTCCGTCGTTAAGTGATAAATGGGAAATTCATGGAAAATTAGAATCACTACCGCGTAATAGTGCACCTATACGTCTTCATCGACGTTGTTTTTCGACCGGAAGACCGAGAGCTAATTATCGAGACTTTGGATTATCTGGACACATACTTCGGGAAATGGTTCATGCATGTTTCTTGCCGGGTGCAACAAGATCCAGTTGGTAA
- the psaB gene encoding photosystem I P700 apoprotein A2: MALRFPSFSQGLAQDPTTRRIWFGIATAHDFESHDDITEERLYQNIFASHFGQLAIIFLWTSGNLFHVAWQGNFETWVQDPLHVRPIAHAIWDPHFGQPAVEAFTRGGALGPVNIAYSGVYQWWYTIGLRTNGDLYTGAIFLLILSIISLIAGWLHLQPKWKPSVSWFKNAESRLNHHLSGLFGVSSLAWTGHLVHVAIPGSRGEYVRWNNLLSILPHPEGLGPFFTGQWNLYAQNPDSNNHIFGTPQGAGTAILTLLGGFHPQTQSLWLTDIAHHHLAIAFIFLVAGHMYRTNFGIGHSIKDLLEAHTPPGGRLGRGHKGLYDTINNSIHFQLGLALASLGVITSLVAQHMYSLPAYAFIAQDFTTQAALYTHHQYIAGFIMTGAFAHGAIFFIRDYNPEQNQDNVLARMLDHKEAIISHLSWASLFLGFHTLGLYVHNDVMLAFGTPEKQILIEPIFAQWIQSAHGKTSYGFDILLSSTNSPAFNAGRSIWLPGWLNAVNENSNSLFLTIGPGDFLVHHAIALGLHTTTLILVKGALDARGSKLMPDKKDFGYSFPCDGPGRGGTCDISAWDAFYLAVFWMLNTIGWVTFYWHWKHITLWQGNISQFNESSTYLMGWLRDYLWLNSSQLINGYNPFGMNSLSVWAWMFLFGHLVWATGFMFLISWRGYWQELIETLAWAHERTPLANLIRWRDKPVALSIVQARLVGLAHFSVGYIFTYAAFLIASTSGKFG, encoded by the coding sequence ATGGCATTAAGATTTCCAAGCTTTAGTCAAGGCTTAGCTCAAGACCCCACTACTCGTCGTATTTGGTTTGGTATTGCTACCGCACATGACTTCGAAAGTCATGATGATATTACTGAGGAACGTCTTTATCAGAATATTTTTGCTTCTCATTTCGGGCAATTAGCAATCATTTTTCTGTGGACTTCCGGGAATCTCTTTCATGTAGCTTGGCAAGGTAATTTTGAGACATGGGTACAGGATCCTTTACATGTAAGACCTATTGCTCATGCAATTTGGGATCCTCATTTTGGTCAACCAGCTGTAGAAGCTTTTACTCGAGGAGGTGCTCTAGGCCCTGTTAATATAGCCTATTCTGGTGTTTATCAGTGGTGGTATACAATCGGTTTACGTACTAATGGGGATCTTTATACTGGAGCTATTTTTCTATTAATACTTTCTATTATATCTTTAATAGCAGGTTGGTTACACCTACAACCAAAATGGAAACCGAGTGTTTCGTGGTTTAAAAATGCCGAATCCCGCCTCAATCATCATTTGTCAGGACTATTCGGAGTAAGTTCCTTGGCTTGGACAGGGCATTTAGTTCATGTCGCTATTCCGGGGTCCAGGGGGGAATACGTTCGATGGAATAATTTATTAAGTATATTGCCGCACCCCGAGGGATTAGGTCCATTTTTTACAGGTCAGTGGAATCTTTATGCTCAAAACCCAGATTCCAATAATCATATATTTGGTACCCCTCAAGGAGCAGGAACTGCTATTCTAACACTTCTCGGGGGATTTCATCCACAAACTCAAAGTTTATGGTTGACTGATATTGCACACCATCATTTGGCTATTGCGTTTATTTTTCTAGTTGCTGGCCATATGTATAGAACTAATTTCGGGATTGGTCACAGTATTAAAGATCTTTTAGAAGCACATACTCCTCCGGGGGGTAGATTGGGGCGTGGACATAAGGGTCTTTATGACACAATCAATAATTCAATTCATTTTCAATTAGGTCTTGCTCTAGCCTCTTTAGGGGTTATTACTTCCTTGGTAGCACAACACATGTACTCTTTACCTGCTTATGCGTTTATAGCGCAAGACTTTACTACTCAAGCTGCCTTATATACTCATCATCAATATATAGCAGGCTTCATTATGACAGGGGCTTTTGCTCATGGAGCTATATTTTTTATTAGAGATTATAATCCAGAGCAGAATCAAGATAATGTCTTGGCAAGAATGTTAGACCATAAAGAAGCTATCATATCCCACTTAAGTTGGGCTAGCCTCTTTCTGGGGTTCCATACTCTGGGACTTTATGTCCATAACGATGTCATGCTTGCTTTTGGTACTCCGGAGAAACAAATTTTGATTGAACCTATATTTGCCCAATGGATACAATCTGCTCATGGTAAAACTTCCTATGGGTTCGATATACTTTTATCTTCAACGAACAGTCCGGCGTTCAATGCGGGACGAAGCATATGGTTGCCTGGTTGGTTAAACGCTGTAAATGAGAATAGTAATTCTCTATTCTTAACAATAGGGCCTGGAGACTTCTTGGTTCATCATGCTATTGCTCTTGGTTTACATACAACTACATTGATTTTAGTAAAAGGTGCTTTGGATGCGCGTGGTTCTAAGTTAATGCCTGATAAAAAAGATTTTGGTTATAGTTTTCCTTGTGATGGCCCGGGACGAGGCGGAACTTGTGATATTTCCGCTTGGGACGCATTTTATTTGGCAGTTTTCTGGATGTTAAATACCATTGGATGGGTTACTTTTTATTGGCATTGGAAACACATTACACTATGGCAGGGTAATATTTCACAGTTTAATGAATCTTCTACCTATTTGATGGGATGGTTAAGAGATTATCTATGGTTGAACTCTTCACAACTTATCAATGGATATAACCCTTTCGGTATGAATAGTTTATCAGTCTGGGCATGGATGTTCTTGTTTGGACATCTTGTTTGGGCTACTGGATTTATGTTCTTAATTTCTTGGCGCGGATATTGGCAGGAATTGATTGAAACTTTGGCATGGGCTCATGAACGTACACCTTTGGCTAATTTGATTCGATGGAGAGATAAACCAGTGGCTCTTTCCATTGTGCAAGCAAGATTGGTTGGACTAGCCCACTTTTCCGTAGGTTATATATTTACTTATGCAGCCTTCTTAATTGCCTCTACATCGGGCAAATTCGGTTAA